In Opitutaceae bacterium TAV5, one genomic interval encodes:
- a CDS encoding phosphoadenosine phosphosulfate reductase: MAKTYMTQNVFEAARDRLRYVYDHFANIYVSFSGGKDSGVLLNMAIDIARERGRLPVQTLIIDLEGQYRHTVDYLMRMAGRPEVKAWWVCLPIHLRNAVSQFQPHWLCWDPDRRDEWVRDYPDHPGVITDPAFFPFFRKGMEFEEFVPAFGEWLGGGEDTACLVGIRSAESLNRFRTIKHTTKATFRGKPWSTAIADRLYNFYPLYDWQVRDIWIANGRQHYDYNRIYDLMHLAGVSLHQQRLCQPYGDNQRKGLYLFKILEPETWAKIVRRVEGANFGNRYTQYNRTALGNFRVNLPAGHTYETYALFLLETMPPHLSAHYRKKIGKFLAWWAKHGVSPIPQAANVVDEARKKAPSWRRICKVLLKNDYWCTGLSFSQTKREMERQQALILKYSIR; encoded by the coding sequence ATGGCCAAAACCTACATGACACAAAATGTGTTCGAGGCTGCGCGTGACCGCCTGCGCTACGTCTACGACCACTTTGCCAATATCTATGTGTCGTTCAGCGGAGGCAAGGACAGCGGCGTGCTGCTCAACATGGCCATCGACATCGCCCGCGAACGGGGCCGCCTGCCCGTGCAGACGCTCATCATCGACCTCGAAGGCCAGTACCGGCACACCGTCGACTATCTCATGCGCATGGCCGGCCGCCCCGAAGTGAAAGCGTGGTGGGTCTGCCTGCCGATCCACCTGCGCAACGCCGTCAGCCAGTTCCAGCCGCACTGGCTCTGCTGGGACCCCGACCGGCGCGACGAGTGGGTGCGCGACTACCCCGACCACCCCGGCGTGATCACCGACCCCGCGTTTTTCCCGTTTTTCCGCAAAGGGATGGAGTTCGAGGAATTTGTTCCGGCCTTTGGCGAATGGCTCGGCGGTGGCGAGGACACGGCCTGCCTCGTCGGCATCCGTTCGGCCGAAAGCCTCAACCGCTTTCGCACCATCAAACACACCACCAAAGCCACCTTTCGCGGCAAACCGTGGAGCACCGCGATCGCCGACCGCCTCTACAATTTTTACCCCCTCTACGACTGGCAGGTCCGCGACATCTGGATCGCCAACGGCAGGCAGCACTACGACTACAACCGCATCTACGACCTCATGCACCTGGCCGGCGTCTCCCTCCACCAGCAGCGCCTCTGCCAGCCCTACGGAGACAACCAGCGCAAGGGGCTGTACCTCTTCAAGATCCTCGAACCCGAAACCTGGGCGAAGATCGTGCGCCGGGTGGAAGGCGCCAATTTCGGCAACCGCTACACGCAGTACAACCGCACCGCCCTCGGCAATTTCCGGGTCAACCTCCCCGCCGGACACACTTACGAGACCTACGCCCTTTTTCTTCTCGAAACGATGCCGCCCCACCTGAGCGCCCACTACCGGAAAAAGATCGGCAAGTTCCTCGCCTGGTGGGCCAAACACGGCGTCTCGCCGATCCCGCAGGCGGCCAACGTGGTGGACGAGGCCCGGAAAAAGGCCCCCTCCTGGCGGCGCATCTGCAAGGTTCTCCTCAAAAACGACTACTGGTGCACCGGCCTCTCCTTCAGCCAGACGAAGCGGGAAATGGAGCGGCAGCAGGCCCTCATCCTCAAGTATTCAATCCGATGA
- a CDS encoding ParB domain protein nuclease: MIRKILEKHADAPFDEKARIYNEISRELYEFVGLAHPVLNVSLVPASQVKGNDYNPNKVAPPEMQLLTLSIRKDGLTMPVVVAGEKEDDHWVVVDGFHRTAVCTTHADISKSLQGYLPVTRLDKSLEDRVTSTVRHNLARGTHQVELSARLVALLKKHNWTNERIGTELGMDPDEVLRLRQISGLAEAFSDEEFSRAWE; the protein is encoded by the coding sequence ATGATACGAAAAATCCTGGAAAAACACGCGGATGCGCCCTTCGACGAAAAGGCGCGCATCTACAACGAGATTTCCCGTGAACTCTACGAGTTCGTGGGGCTGGCCCACCCCGTGCTCAACGTCTCGCTCGTGCCGGCCAGCCAGGTGAAAGGCAACGATTACAACCCCAACAAGGTGGCTCCCCCCGAAATGCAGTTGCTCACGCTCTCGATCCGCAAGGACGGCCTGACCATGCCCGTGGTCGTGGCCGGCGAGAAGGAGGACGACCACTGGGTCGTCGTGGACGGCTTTCACCGCACCGCGGTCTGCACGACCCATGCCGACATCTCGAAAAGCCTGCAAGGCTACCTCCCCGTCACGCGGCTGGACAAGAGCCTGGAGGACCGCGTCACCTCGACCGTGCGGCACAACCTGGCGCGCGGCACTCACCAGGTGGAGCTGTCCGCGCGCCTCGTGGCGCTCCTCAAGAAGCACAACTGGACCAACGAGCGCATCGGCACGGAGCTCGGCATGGACCCCGACGAGGTACTGCGCCTGCGGCAGATTTCCGGCCTCGCCGAGGCGTTTTCCGACGAGGAATTCTCCCGCGCTTGGGAGTGA
- a CDS encoding LacI family transcriptional regulator — MSDSPTLSIRDLAARLGISRSAVSMALRNHPRVSATTRQRVQAEAARLGYRPNAMVTALMAQIRTRRVKRSGEVIAFFTAYDNADEWRKRTPFLGTFEGAREQAERLGFRLEPYWLGPLGSDSRRVARILRARAVRGAIIAPMPLDLEVLELDWDRQLTVAIGYSFAQQTLHRVNHNQFNIMLSCYENLRRLGHRRIGLAIPKESDDRVHHFWMAGFYTAQQIHGGEPLPVLWLDDWHDRPDLRKQYMKWYRAHKPDAVLGILPDNPLRWMREEGMRVPARTSYASLDLDRTQVGEVAGVLQSVEAVGAAAVDLVASGLNRNEHGIPENPKLLLMDGTWRDGATAPHFS, encoded by the coding sequence ATGAGCGACTCCCCCACCCTTTCGATCCGCGATCTCGCCGCCCGGCTCGGCATCAGCCGCTCCGCCGTGTCGATGGCCCTGCGTAACCACCCGCGCGTATCCGCCACCACACGACAACGCGTGCAGGCCGAGGCCGCCCGGCTCGGCTACCGGCCCAACGCCATGGTCACCGCGCTCATGGCCCAGATCCGCACCCGCCGGGTGAAACGCAGCGGCGAAGTCATCGCCTTTTTCACCGCCTACGACAACGCGGACGAATGGCGCAAGCGCACCCCCTTCCTCGGCACCTTCGAAGGCGCGCGCGAACAGGCGGAGCGGCTCGGCTTCCGTCTCGAACCTTACTGGCTCGGCCCGCTCGGCAGCGACTCCCGCCGCGTCGCCCGCATTCTCCGCGCCCGCGCCGTGCGCGGCGCGATCATCGCCCCCATGCCGCTCGATCTCGAAGTGCTGGAGCTGGACTGGGACCGGCAGCTCACCGTCGCGATCGGCTACTCGTTTGCCCAGCAGACGCTGCACCGCGTCAACCACAACCAGTTCAACATCATGCTTTCGTGCTACGAAAACCTGCGCCGGCTCGGCCACCGCCGCATCGGCCTCGCCATCCCCAAGGAATCGGACGACCGCGTGCACCATTTCTGGATGGCCGGTTTTTACACCGCCCAGCAAATCCACGGCGGGGAACCGCTCCCGGTGCTCTGGCTCGACGACTGGCACGACCGCCCCGACCTGCGAAAACAGTACATGAAATGGTACCGGGCCCACAAACCCGATGCCGTTCTCGGCATCCTCCCCGACAATCCCCTGCGCTGGATGCGCGAGGAAGGCATGCGCGTGCCCGCCCGCACGAGCTACGCCAGCCTCGATCTCGACCGCACGCAGGTCGGCGAGGTGGCCGGAGTCCTGCAAAGCGTGGAAGCAGTCGGCGCCGCCGCGGTCGACCTCGTGGCCAGCGGTCTCAACCGCAACGAACACGGCATCCCCGAAAACCCCAAACTCCTGCTCATGGACGGTACCTGGCGCGACGGCGCCACCGCGCCACATTTTAGTTAA
- a CDS encoding D-lactate dehydrogenase (fermentative; catalyzes the formationof pyruvate from lactate) produces MNVSFFDTRPYDRDYFERVAPAGTGIAWSFHDGRLNSGSTALVPAGTPAVCVFVNDTLDAACLADLHRRGVRLVALRCAGFNNVDLAAAKKLGIAVVRVPAYSPHAVAEHALALLLTLNRKIHRAHNRVREQNFSLNGLVGFDLFGKTAGIIGTGKIGRIVAEMLRKGFRMRVLAYDLFPDKDWAAAADVEYAPLDDVFARSDVISLHTPLLPETHHLVNADSLARMKPGVYLINTSRGKLIDTHALIESLKARHLGGVMLDVYEEEEGIFFEDLSGTVLQDDELARLLTFPNVLITAHQAFLTADALSEIARVTADNLKNFAAGRPFSPGTVVE; encoded by the coding sequence TTGAACGTTTCCTTCTTCGATACCAGGCCCTATGATCGCGACTATTTCGAACGCGTCGCCCCTGCCGGGACGGGCATCGCCTGGAGCTTCCACGACGGCCGCCTGAACAGCGGCTCGACCGCCCTCGTGCCGGCAGGCACCCCGGCCGTCTGCGTGTTTGTCAACGACACGCTCGACGCCGCCTGTCTGGCCGATCTGCATCGACGCGGCGTGCGGCTCGTGGCGCTGCGCTGCGCGGGCTTCAACAACGTCGATCTCGCCGCGGCCAAAAAACTCGGCATCGCCGTCGTTCGCGTGCCCGCCTATTCGCCGCACGCCGTCGCCGAACACGCCCTCGCCCTGCTGCTCACACTCAACCGCAAGATCCACCGCGCCCACAACCGCGTGCGCGAGCAGAATTTCTCACTGAACGGACTCGTCGGTTTCGACCTTTTCGGGAAAACCGCCGGCATCATCGGCACCGGCAAGATCGGCCGCATTGTCGCCGAAATGCTCCGCAAGGGATTCCGGATGCGCGTGCTCGCGTATGACCTTTTCCCCGACAAGGACTGGGCCGCCGCCGCGGATGTCGAATACGCCCCGCTCGACGACGTTTTTGCCCGGTCCGACGTGATCTCGCTGCACACGCCCCTGCTTCCGGAGACGCATCACCTCGTCAATGCGGACTCGCTCGCGCGCATGAAACCCGGCGTGTACCTCATCAACACCAGCCGCGGCAAGCTGATCGACACCCACGCCCTCATCGAGTCGCTCAAGGCCCGGCACCTCGGCGGCGTCATGCTCGACGTTTACGAGGAGGAAGAGGGTATTTTTTTCGAGGACCTTTCCGGCACCGTCCTGCAGGACGACGAACTCGCCCGCCTGCTCACCTTTCCCAACGTCCTCATCACCGCCCACCAGGCGTTTCTCACCGCGGACGCCCTTTCCGAAATCGCCCGCGTGACCGCCGACAACCTGAAAAACTTCGCCGCCGGCCGCCCCTTCTCGCCCGGCACGGTCGTGGAGTGA
- a CDS encoding heat shock protein Hsp20 produces MSLFSLVPSFVRSHVPATVSGDAVQNVPTQRPHYHVEENDDAWQLTVILPGVNKSGLDLTVEDGQIRVFARRAWKQPESWTARYRETRDLAYELVLTHDNALNLDAVKAELRDGILVVTLPKAEARKPRKIAVG; encoded by the coding sequence ATGTCACTCTTCAGCCTTGTCCCCTCGTTCGTCCGCTCGCACGTGCCCGCCACGGTTTCGGGCGATGCCGTCCAGAACGTCCCGACCCAACGTCCGCATTATCACGTTGAGGAAAACGACGATGCCTGGCAGCTCACCGTCATCCTGCCCGGCGTGAACAAGTCCGGCCTCGATCTCACCGTCGAAGACGGCCAGATCCGGGTGTTTGCCCGCCGCGCGTGGAAACAGCCCGAAAGCTGGACCGCCCGTTACCGCGAGACGCGCGACCTCGCTTACGAACTCGTGCTCACGCACGACAACGCGCTCAACCTCGATGCCGTGAAGGCCGAGCTTCGCGACGGCATCCTCGTCGTCACGCTCCCCAAGGCCGAGGCCCGCAAGCCGCGCAAGATCGCGGTCGGCTGA
- a CDS encoding heat shock protein Hsp20, translated as MRLIRYNNYPASTRSPWTGLESEIDRLFDTALSTLTDQSNAGRFPVDAYEDNDNAYVRADLPGVGREDISVEVVDGFLNIHATRKQKTGDTEETFTFDRSLSIPDNTQSEKVAAAYEDGVLTVTLPKKEEAKPRKVSVAVA; from the coding sequence ATGAGACTCATCCGATACAACAACTATCCTGCCAGCACCCGCAGCCCCTGGACCGGACTCGAGAGCGAGATCGATCGCCTCTTCGACACCGCGCTTTCCACGCTGACCGACCAGAGCAACGCCGGCCGTTTCCCGGTCGATGCGTACGAGGACAACGACAACGCCTACGTCCGCGCCGATCTCCCCGGCGTCGGTCGCGAGGACATCTCCGTCGAGGTCGTTGACGGCTTCCTCAACATCCACGCCACCCGCAAGCAAAAGACCGGCGACACCGAAGAGACGTTCACCTTCGACCGCTCTCTCTCGATCCCGGACAACACGCAGTCCGAGAAAGTCGCCGCCGCCTACGAGGACGGCGTGCTCACCGTGACGCTGCCGAAAAAGGAAGAAGCCAAGCCGCGCAAGGTCAGCGTCGCCGTCGCCTGA
- a CDS encoding aspartate aminotransferase, which translates to MSFDFDSVPQRLGTDSQKWQKYEGRDVLPMWVADMDFRSAPPILEALHRRVDQGIFGYARPTAETTRVIVEAMRRNYGWTIDPSWLVWLPGLVCGLNVTAQAFAQPGEEVLCLTPVYPPFMTAPKNSGRVSVQVPLALVPGHGGEPGRWEIDREALERAVTPRTRVFFLCNPHNPIARVFRREELVWLAEFCARHDIVLCSDEIHCDLILEPSLPHLPTALVAPEHAARTVTLMAPSKTYNVPGLGTSFAIIPDAALRARFVRATAGIVAEVTCLGYTACEAAYRDGEPWRQALLAYLRGNRDFLLETLARDLPGVRVEAPVEATYLLWLNVAELGLADPVAHFEEHGVGLSDGRFFGARPGAYVRINIGCPRVTLAEGLRRMAVAVAEAKACGCR; encoded by the coding sequence ATGAGTTTTGATTTCGATTCCGTGCCGCAACGCCTGGGCACCGATTCCCAGAAATGGCAAAAATATGAAGGGCGCGACGTGCTGCCGATGTGGGTGGCGGACATGGATTTCAGGTCCGCGCCGCCGATCCTGGAAGCGCTGCACCGGCGGGTGGATCAGGGCATTTTCGGCTACGCGCGGCCGACCGCGGAGACGACGCGGGTGATCGTGGAGGCGATGCGGCGCAACTACGGCTGGACCATCGATCCGTCGTGGCTGGTGTGGCTGCCGGGGCTCGTGTGCGGGCTCAACGTCACGGCGCAGGCGTTCGCGCAGCCGGGCGAGGAGGTGCTGTGCCTGACTCCGGTGTATCCGCCTTTCATGACAGCGCCGAAAAACAGCGGGCGCGTTTCGGTGCAGGTGCCGCTCGCGCTGGTGCCCGGTCACGGGGGCGAGCCGGGGCGATGGGAGATCGACCGCGAGGCGCTGGAGCGCGCGGTGACGCCGCGCACGCGGGTCTTTTTTCTGTGCAACCCGCACAACCCGATCGCCCGCGTGTTTCGCCGCGAGGAACTGGTGTGGCTGGCGGAGTTTTGCGCCCGGCACGACATCGTGCTGTGTTCGGACGAAATTCACTGCGACCTGATCCTGGAGCCCTCGCTGCCGCACCTGCCGACGGCGCTGGTGGCGCCGGAGCACGCGGCGCGCACGGTGACGCTGATGGCGCCGAGCAAGACGTACAACGTGCCGGGGCTCGGCACGTCGTTCGCGATCATCCCGGATGCGGCGCTGCGCGCGCGGTTCGTGCGGGCGACGGCGGGCATCGTCGCCGAGGTCACGTGCCTCGGCTACACGGCGTGCGAGGCGGCCTACCGCGACGGCGAGCCGTGGCGGCAGGCGTTGCTGGCGTACCTGCGCGGCAACCGCGATTTCCTGCTGGAGACGCTCGCGCGCGACCTGCCGGGCGTGCGCGTGGAGGCGCCGGTCGAGGCGACGTACCTGCTGTGGCTCAATGTCGCGGAACTGGGGCTGGCCGATCCGGTGGCGCACTTCGAGGAGCACGGCGTGGGTCTGAGCGACGGGCGGTTTTTCGGCGCGAGGCCGGGGGCATATGTGCGGATCAACATCGGTTGCCCGCGCGTGACGCTGGCCGAAGGGCTGCGGCGGATGGCAGTCGCGGTGGCGGAGGCGAAAGCCTGTGGTTGCCGGTGA
- a CDS encoding NADH:flavin oxidoreductase — MPTLLDPVTIGDLQLPNRIIMAPLTRCRASAGRVPNALMAEYYVQRASAGLILSEATSISPQGVGYPDTPGLWSPEQVEGWKLVTRAIHDAGGRIFAQLWHVGRISHPVYLNGALPVAPSAIAPEGHVSLVRPITAYVTPRALETREIPGIVEDYRKAAANAQAAGFDGVELHGANGYLLDQFLQDSTNHRTDGYGGSLENRARLMLEATDAAISVWGPDRVGMHLAPRGNSHSMGDSDPLATFSYVARELGRRKIAFICAREALEGHPPRIGPQLKQAFGGPYIANEQFTRETAEQVLAAGEADAVAFGVPFIANPDLPQRFAQNAPLNTPVRETFYAEGTEGYTDYPALPETR, encoded by the coding sequence ATGCCCACCCTCCTCGATCCCGTCACCATCGGCGACCTGCAACTGCCCAATCGCATCATCATGGCGCCGCTCACCCGCTGCCGCGCCAGCGCCGGCCGCGTGCCCAACGCGCTCATGGCCGAGTACTATGTGCAACGCGCCTCCGCCGGCCTTATCCTCAGCGAGGCCACGTCGATCTCCCCGCAGGGCGTCGGCTACCCCGACACTCCCGGGCTCTGGTCGCCCGAGCAGGTCGAAGGCTGGAAGCTCGTCACCCGGGCGATCCATGACGCCGGAGGGCGCATTTTCGCCCAGCTCTGGCATGTGGGACGCATTTCGCATCCGGTGTACCTCAACGGCGCGCTGCCGGTCGCCCCGAGCGCGATCGCGCCCGAAGGCCACGTCAGCCTGGTGCGGCCGATCACCGCCTACGTCACACCGCGCGCGCTGGAGACGCGCGAGATTCCCGGCATCGTCGAGGATTACCGCAAGGCCGCCGCCAACGCGCAGGCCGCCGGCTTCGACGGCGTGGAGCTCCACGGCGCCAACGGCTACCTGCTCGACCAGTTTTTGCAGGACAGCACCAACCACCGCACCGACGGCTACGGCGGTTCGCTCGAGAATCGTGCCCGCCTCATGCTCGAGGCCACCGACGCCGCCATCTCGGTCTGGGGTCCCGATCGTGTCGGCATGCACCTCGCGCCGCGCGGCAATTCGCACTCGATGGGCGACTCCGATCCGCTGGCGACATTCAGCTACGTGGCCCGCGAACTCGGCAGGCGAAAGATCGCCTTCATCTGCGCCCGGGAGGCGCTGGAAGGACACCCACCCCGCATCGGCCCGCAACTGAAGCAGGCCTTCGGCGGCCCGTATATCGCCAACGAACAGTTCACCAGGGAAACCGCGGAGCAGGTGCTGGCCGCCGGCGAGGCCGACGCCGTGGCCTTTGGCGTCCCCTTCATCGCCAACCCCGACCTGCCGCAGCGTTTCGCCCAAAACGCTCCGCTCAACACACCGGTCAGGGAAACCTTCTATGCCGAAGGCACGGAGGGTTACACGGACTACCCCGCGCTGCCGGAAACGAGGTAA
- a CDS encoding aldo/keto reductase, with protein MEYRQLGRSGFKVPALALGTGTFGGGNAFFKAWGASDVAEATRLVDVALEAGLNLFDSADVYSAGQAEEILGQAIRGRRDRVLISTKGTFRNGDGPNDVGSSRHYLIRAVEGSLRRLGTDYIDLYQLHAFDAVTPVEEVLGTLDDLVRAGKIRYIGASNFSGWHLMKALAVSEKYGLSRYVAHQAYYSLIGRDYEWELMPLGLDQGVGAVVWSPLGWGRLTGKVRRGQPLPETTRLHDKEVTDRGPQVDDDYLYRVVDALDAVAAETGKTVPQVALNWLLRRPTVSTVIIGARNEEQLRQNLGAVGWSLTPEQVARLDAASAKPLAYPYWHQVPFAERNPFPVAVA; from the coding sequence ATGGAATACAGGCAACTGGGACGTTCAGGTTTCAAGGTGCCGGCGCTCGCTCTCGGCACCGGCACATTCGGCGGCGGCAACGCCTTCTTCAAGGCATGGGGGGCCAGCGATGTGGCCGAGGCCACGCGCCTGGTCGATGTGGCGCTCGAGGCAGGCCTCAACCTCTTCGACTCCGCGGACGTCTACTCCGCCGGCCAGGCCGAGGAAATCCTCGGGCAGGCAATCCGGGGCCGCCGCGACCGCGTGCTCATCTCGACCAAGGGCACGTTCCGCAACGGCGACGGCCCCAACGACGTCGGCTCGTCGCGTCACTACCTGATCCGCGCCGTCGAGGGCAGCCTGCGCCGCCTCGGGACGGATTACATCGATCTTTACCAGTTGCATGCTTTCGACGCCGTCACGCCCGTCGAGGAAGTGCTGGGCACGCTCGATGACCTCGTCCGCGCCGGAAAAATCCGCTACATCGGCGCCTCCAACTTTTCCGGCTGGCACCTCATGAAAGCGCTGGCCGTATCCGAAAAATACGGACTCTCCCGCTACGTCGCTCACCAGGCTTACTATTCGCTCATCGGTCGCGATTACGAATGGGAACTCATGCCGCTCGGCCTCGACCAGGGAGTCGGCGCGGTCGTCTGGAGCCCGCTCGGCTGGGGACGCCTCACCGGGAAAGTCCGCCGCGGCCAGCCGCTCCCCGAAACCACCCGCCTGCATGACAAAGAGGTGACCGATCGCGGACCGCAAGTGGACGACGACTACCTGTACCGCGTCGTCGACGCCCTTGATGCCGTCGCTGCCGAGACGGGCAAAACCGTGCCGCAAGTCGCGCTCAACTGGCTGCTCCGGCGCCCCACCGTTTCCACCGTCATCATCGGCGCGCGCAACGAGGAGCAGCTCCGGCAAAACCTCGGCGCCGTCGGCTGGAGCCTCACGCCCGAACAGGTCGCCCGGCTCGATGCCGCCAGCGCGAAACCCCTCGCCTACCCGTACTGGCATCAGGTGCCGTTCGCCGAGCGCAATCCGTTCCCCGTCGCAGTCGCCTGA
- a CDS encoding AraC family transcriptional regulator has protein sequence MAAHGIHVGRIEDSLECCPLRSECHRHNHFEFFWITGEGSHFNDFDRHTLRGRSLVIVSPGQVHAWPASAGLRGTMIGFTEAFFDGREPPPSALLGYPFVLGGGAPPVLAVADNDPAASSLDCVTGQLEREFAARSPDWLPVMRGYLRIAFAWAARLHAAAAASSATTAEATDADPVLPVSGTPATTAPGTNGTTTVMPARMTRAADLVRRFRVLLEEKFCTTTTPGDYARTLGVTAGHLNDTLREQTGRTAGEHVRARVLLEARRLLLHSGLSVSEIAYRLGFDDPSYFARFFRRETGVAPGEFRADIRENYRSNASESRPGRLITASLRAG, from the coding sequence ATGGCCGCACACGGGATCCATGTGGGGAGGATCGAGGACTCGCTGGAATGTTGCCCGCTCCGCTCGGAATGCCACCGGCACAACCACTTCGAGTTTTTCTGGATCACGGGAGAAGGTTCGCACTTCAACGATTTCGACCGCCACACCCTGCGCGGGCGCTCGCTGGTCATCGTCAGCCCCGGGCAGGTCCACGCCTGGCCGGCGTCGGCCGGGCTGCGCGGCACGATGATCGGATTTACCGAGGCGTTTTTCGACGGACGCGAACCACCGCCGAGCGCGCTGCTCGGTTATCCGTTCGTGCTCGGCGGAGGCGCGCCGCCGGTGCTCGCTGTCGCCGACAACGACCCCGCGGCGTCCTCGCTCGATTGTGTGACCGGGCAACTCGAACGCGAATTCGCCGCCCGCTCGCCCGACTGGCTCCCGGTCATGCGCGGCTACCTGCGGATCGCCTTCGCATGGGCGGCGCGGCTCCACGCGGCGGCCGCCGCCTCATCCGCCACAACAGCCGAGGCCACCGATGCAGATCCGGTCCTCCCGGTTTCCGGAACGCCGGCAACCACCGCTCCCGGCACAAACGGCACGACGACCGTCATGCCCGCCCGGATGACGCGCGCCGCAGATCTGGTGCGCCGGTTCCGCGTGCTGCTGGAAGAAAAATTTTGCACCACGACCACACCCGGCGACTACGCCCGGACTCTGGGTGTCACGGCGGGGCACCTCAACGACACGCTCCGCGAGCAGACCGGCCGCACCGCCGGCGAACACGTGCGCGCCCGGGTGCTGCTGGAAGCCCGGCGGCTGTTGCTCCACTCCGGGTTGAGCGTCTCGGAGATCGCCTACCGGCTCGGCTTCGACGACCCCTCGTATTTCGCGCGCTTTTTCCGGCGGGAGACCGGAGTCGCGCCGGGCGAATTTCGCGCGGATATCCGCGAAAACTACCGGTCAAATGCCAGCGAGTCCCGGCCCGGCCGGTTGATAACGGCGAGTCTGCGCGCAGGTTGA